The Haemorhous mexicanus isolate bHaeMex1 chromosome 5, bHaeMex1.pri, whole genome shotgun sequence genome contains a region encoding:
- the NUDT4 gene encoding diphosphoinositol polyphosphate phosphohydrolase 2 isoform X1 gives MMKFKPNQTRTYDREGYKKRAACLCFRSEREDEVLLVSSSRYPDQWIVPGGGMEPEEEPGGAAVREVYEEAGVKGKLGRLLGIFEQNQDRKHRTYVYVLTVTEILEDWEDSVNIGRKREWFKVEDAIKVLQCHKPVHAEYLEKLKLSCSPTNGNSVVPPLPDSNSLYVTSAQTSGLPSTVR, from the exons ATGATGAAATTCAAGCCGAACCAGACGCGGACGTACGACCGGGAGGGCTACAAGAAGCGGGCGGCGTGCCTGTGCTTCCGCAGCGAGCGGGAGGACGAG GTGCTGTTGGTAAGCAGTAGCCGATACCCAGATCAGTGGATTGTCCCAGGTGGAGGAATGGAACCAGAAGAAGAGCCAGGGGGAGCAGCTGTGAGAGAGGTGTATGAAGAg GCTGGAGTAAAGGGAAAGCTAGGCAGACTACTTGGAATATTTGAG CAGAACCAGGATCGGAAGCATAGGACGTACGTTTATGTTCTTACTGTGACGGAAATACTGGAAGACTGGGAGGATTCAGTTAATATAG gaaggaaaagagaatggTTTAAAGTAGAAGATGCAATCAAGGTCCTTCAGTGTCACAAGCCTGTTCATGCAGAATACTTGGAAAAACTGAAACTGAGCTGTTCACCCACTAATGGAAACTCTGTGGTTCCCCCTCTTCCAGATAGTAACTCCTTATATGTCACTTCTGCACAGACTTCTGGGTTGCCCTCTACTGTGAGATAA
- the NUDT4 gene encoding diphosphoinositol polyphosphate phosphohydrolase 2 isoform X2: MMKFKPNQTRTYDREGYKKRAACLCFRSEREDEVLLVSSSRYPDQWIVPGGGMEPEEEPGGAAVREVYEEAGVKGKLGRLLGIFENQDRKHRTYVYVLTVTEILEDWEDSVNIGRKREWFKVEDAIKVLQCHKPVHAEYLEKLKLSCSPTNGNSVVPPLPDSNSLYVTSAQTSGLPSTVR, from the exons ATGATGAAATTCAAGCCGAACCAGACGCGGACGTACGACCGGGAGGGCTACAAGAAGCGGGCGGCGTGCCTGTGCTTCCGCAGCGAGCGGGAGGACGAG GTGCTGTTGGTAAGCAGTAGCCGATACCCAGATCAGTGGATTGTCCCAGGTGGAGGAATGGAACCAGAAGAAGAGCCAGGGGGAGCAGCTGTGAGAGAGGTGTATGAAGAg GCTGGAGTAAAGGGAAAGCTAGGCAGACTACTTGGAATATTTGAG AACCAGGATCGGAAGCATAGGACGTACGTTTATGTTCTTACTGTGACGGAAATACTGGAAGACTGGGAGGATTCAGTTAATATAG gaaggaaaagagaatggTTTAAAGTAGAAGATGCAATCAAGGTCCTTCAGTGTCACAAGCCTGTTCATGCAGAATACTTGGAAAAACTGAAACTGAGCTGTTCACCCACTAATGGAAACTCTGTGGTTCCCCCTCTTCCAGATAGTAACTCCTTATATGTCACTTCTGCACAGACTTCTGGGTTGCCCTCTACTGTGAGATAA